A single genomic interval of Bradyrhizobium sp. sBnM-33 harbors:
- a CDS encoding transglutaminase-like cysteine peptidase: MGLSVYARAWRAGIVACGLAWFGPADLRAETPEPSARVEPIQRSAEPFGLVASPLSSGGLHDKWTSVQRRLDDEMVQLALCDGDRDGCVSPAALKFLDIIDTAKLRDGRARLGEINRAINLSIKATNDLAQHGQIDVWSSPLATLERGGGDCEDYAIAKFVALRRAGIGPDDLRIVVMHDTMQGEAHAVAAARLDGRWLMLDNRRMAMVSDSDARNYRPTFAIGEHGVMRYADSPVLAAAINNPVAPFVVSYLAASAD; encoded by the coding sequence ATGGGGTTGTCAGTCTATGCACGCGCATGGCGTGCGGGCATTGTCGCGTGCGGCCTGGCTTGGTTCGGGCCAGCCGACCTGCGCGCGGAGACGCCGGAGCCATCCGCGCGGGTAGAACCGATCCAGCGATCGGCCGAGCCGTTCGGACTTGTCGCATCTCCCCTCTCCAGCGGCGGACTGCACGACAAATGGACCAGTGTGCAACGCCGGCTCGACGACGAAATGGTGCAGCTTGCACTCTGCGACGGCGACCGTGACGGCTGCGTGTCTCCGGCCGCGCTGAAATTCCTCGATATCATCGATACCGCGAAACTCCGCGACGGCCGTGCCCGCCTCGGCGAAATCAATCGCGCGATCAATCTCTCCATCAAGGCGACGAACGACCTCGCCCAGCACGGTCAGATCGACGTCTGGAGTTCCCCGCTCGCCACGCTCGAACGGGGCGGCGGCGATTGCGAGGACTACGCGATTGCGAAGTTTGTGGCGTTGCGTCGCGCCGGCATCGGACCCGACGACCTCAGGATCGTAGTCATGCACGATACCATGCAGGGCGAAGCCCACGCCGTCGCTGCCGCGCGGCTGGATGGGCGTTGGTTGATGCTCGACAATCGCCGCATGGCCATGGTCAGCGATTCCGACGCCAGAAACTACCGGCCGACATTCGCAATCGGTGAGCACGGCGTGATGCGATACGCTGATTCTCCCGTACTCGCCGCAGCCATCAACAACCCAGTGGCTCCGTTCGTCGTAAGCTATCTGGCTGCCTCCGCGGACTGA
- a CDS encoding VCBS domain-containing protein has protein sequence MNYAGKFGSGDLDPFSGTDIGLGPLLSPHGHLASPGKFHVDKVSTQAPSDAIIIPDAHLLFSGDFKRSGVDLILSSGDREVALRDYFKGEKRAALASPDGAHLTGDIVNALAGHTQFAQADGSASVAPAIIGHVTKLTGNATAIRNGVSIILNQGETVHKGDVVQSGSDSTLGITFIDGTVFGLASNARMVLNEMVYDPNGSDNKSLLSLVQGTISFVAGATAKKGDMKVDTPVATMGIRGTAVLVEIDFEVPGSGIAPPAKFQVLVEPDGTTGSYILFDKTTLTPIATVSRAGTQTIINGQGTVSFQSSVQLSPDAQKIISDVFSLKFTDLNNPNTKLTTNFTDSIVPETFFVKLAGGEFIPVTLQLLNIPSGATPSADPGPPPRLVHIPGPPEAAAHGGAVTERIDVTASSALDSVSGVVNYIDINPGDTPSVSTQFSSFVYQNAQGADVTATLTAQQLAAIKAVEVPLSVVQDPNGKNIGTATWTYNIADGAFDFLAAGETLKLTYMARVDNNYAPSNETTFVPFTIVVTGTNDKPTISATGGEITERIGTGNTVINTVSGTVTFGDVDLTDRPIVSAAISTTDPFRYYDAQGNDITATLTPEQLAAILAVEVPLSVVQGAGNTNNGTATWTYSIEDSKFDFIAKGETLTLNYVAQVDDGHGGVISTPITVSIQGADVVVIGTNDVPTVEVTNAAFPELVNPSQPNPTGSSAIHTVSGTISFTDVDLTDRPVASAAFTSFTYKNAALTDITSSVTAAQLAAIAAVDVPLTVVQANGNTNNGSASWSYSAADGAFDFLADGEILTLTYTATVDDGHGGVVTKPLTVTVTGSNDTADITSDPQTATIAERADAHNSATPDTASGAITFTDADLTDTHEVKITGVSASGVMTGLANGTVQLSWLSLGPLTDSTDGVQGSKSWSFSAPDSYFDYLADGEMVTLTYTVEVDDHHGGVTWQDVVVTIDGSNDAPEIASIAQQGLTERTNAAALTTTIPVTFTDLDLSDVGHTAAVTGAAASGTTAGLGLDQAALVALVTPGAVTKGTGSSSGSVDLSFSAASSAFDYLAAGEQLTLTYTVSIDDGDGGVAAQTFVVTIAGTNDAPVFTGASLASTYQAGDAAVALAGSVSASDVDSSSYAGGSFTATVTAGGNQGDTLAIANGDVISLSGTDILYDADGVAGPGSAKIVGTLSDYDTNSLLVALNGKADDAAVAALAQAIEFSNTTPDAVAGERTVTFTLKDGGGTAHGATDNAFFTTKLTVTEPPPSNNAPVIQTDQLSITDHREGTTTLFGLYVADPDAGDTLSVSVVPASVAGSVELSEVSGTLAQVNDALSVVNYHDGQGTQEADIVTVTVSDGSATDTVNFIFNVAGTDGLDTSTLATSGKDVIFSTEQADTLVGGAGADQFVFAEEMGKDTVADFKPGQDKIDLLAYLPFTPDDSDSFDGWLNSSAVEQVGSDTLIQFDADNSIRLSSVAKANLQMSDFILHPGGYI, from the coding sequence TTGAACTATGCCGGCAAATTCGGATCGGGCGACCTCGACCCTTTTTCCGGCACGGACATTGGCCTCGGGCCTCTGCTGTCACCGCACGGCCATCTTGCGTCTCCCGGCAAGTTCCATGTCGACAAGGTTTCGACACAGGCGCCGTCCGACGCCATAATTATTCCTGATGCCCATCTGCTCTTCAGCGGCGACTTCAAGCGATCGGGAGTCGACCTGATCCTCAGCAGCGGCGACCGCGAGGTCGCGCTGCGCGATTACTTCAAAGGGGAGAAGCGCGCCGCGCTGGCCTCGCCCGACGGCGCCCACCTCACCGGTGACATCGTCAACGCGCTCGCCGGGCACACCCAGTTTGCGCAGGCCGACGGCAGCGCCAGCGTCGCCCCCGCGATCATCGGCCATGTCACCAAGCTGACCGGGAATGCGACCGCGATCCGCAATGGTGTCTCGATCATCCTGAACCAGGGCGAAACCGTCCATAAAGGCGACGTCGTCCAGTCCGGCTCCGATTCGACGCTCGGCATCACCTTCATCGACGGCACCGTGTTCGGTCTCGCATCGAACGCCAGGATGGTGCTGAACGAGATGGTCTACGACCCCAACGGGTCGGATAACAAGTCGCTGCTCAGCCTGGTGCAGGGCACGATCTCGTTCGTCGCCGGTGCCACCGCCAAGAAAGGCGACATGAAGGTCGACACCCCGGTCGCGACCATGGGCATCCGCGGCACCGCGGTGCTGGTCGAGATCGACTTCGAGGTGCCCGGCTCGGGTATCGCGCCGCCGGCGAAATTCCAGGTGCTGGTCGAGCCCGACGGCACCACCGGCTCCTACATCTTGTTCGACAAGACCACGCTGACGCCGATCGCGACCGTCAGCCGGGCCGGCACGCAGACGATCATCAATGGCCAGGGCACGGTCAGCTTCCAATCGTCGGTGCAGCTATCGCCCGACGCGCAGAAGATCATCAGCGACGTGTTCTCGCTGAAGTTCACCGACCTGAACAACCCGAACACCAAGCTCACCACCAATTTTACCGATTCGATCGTTCCGGAAACGTTTTTCGTCAAGCTGGCCGGCGGGGAGTTCATTCCCGTGACGCTTCAGCTGCTCAACATCCCGAGTGGGGCTACTCCCTCCGCGGATCCGGGGCCGCCCCCCAGGCTCGTGCATATTCCGGGGCCGCCGGAGGCCGCGGCGCACGGCGGCGCGGTTACCGAACGGATCGATGTGACCGCGAGCTCCGCGCTCGACAGCGTCTCCGGTGTAGTCAACTACATCGACATCAACCCCGGCGACACTCCGAGCGTCAGTACGCAGTTTTCTTCCTTTGTCTATCAGAACGCGCAGGGCGCCGACGTCACTGCCACGCTGACGGCGCAGCAACTGGCTGCGATCAAAGCGGTCGAAGTGCCGCTGTCCGTAGTGCAGGATCCCAACGGCAAGAACATCGGTACGGCGACCTGGACCTACAACATCGCCGACGGCGCGTTCGACTTCCTCGCCGCCGGCGAGACGCTGAAGCTGACCTACATGGCGCGGGTCGACAACAATTATGCGCCGAGCAACGAGACAACATTTGTGCCGTTTACGATCGTCGTCACCGGCACCAACGACAAGCCGACGATCTCCGCGACCGGGGGCGAGATCACGGAGCGGATCGGCACCGGCAATACGGTGATCAATACCGTGTCCGGTACCGTTACCTTCGGCGATGTCGACCTGACCGACCGTCCCATCGTCAGCGCGGCAATCTCCACGACCGATCCGTTCCGCTATTACGATGCGCAGGGCAACGACATCACCGCGACACTGACGCCGGAACAGTTGGCGGCGATCCTGGCCGTCGAGGTGCCGCTCAGCGTGGTGCAGGGAGCCGGAAACACCAACAACGGCACGGCGACCTGGACCTACAGCATCGAGGACAGCAAGTTCGACTTTATCGCCAAGGGCGAGACGTTGACCCTCAACTATGTCGCGCAAGTCGATGACGGCCACGGCGGCGTCATCTCCACGCCGATCACGGTTTCGATCCAGGGCGCCGACGTCGTCGTCATCGGCACCAACGACGTTCCGACCGTCGAGGTGACGAACGCTGCGTTCCCCGAGCTGGTGAACCCCAGCCAGCCGAATCCGACCGGATCCTCGGCGATCCATACGGTGTCGGGCACGATCAGCTTCACCGACGTCGACCTCACCGACCGCCCGGTGGCGAGCGCGGCCTTCACGTCTTTCACCTACAAGAACGCCGCCCTCACCGACATCACCTCATCGGTCACCGCAGCCCAGCTCGCCGCGATCGCGGCTGTCGACGTGCCGCTGACGGTGGTGCAGGCGAACGGCAATACCAACAACGGTTCGGCAAGCTGGAGTTACAGCGCAGCCGACGGGGCGTTCGATTTCCTCGCCGACGGCGAAATCCTGACGCTGACCTATACGGCCACGGTCGATGATGGCCATGGCGGTGTGGTGACCAAGCCGCTTACCGTCACCGTCACCGGCAGCAACGATACGGCTGATATCACCAGCGACCCGCAGACCGCGACCATTGCCGAACGTGCCGATGCCCACAATTCAGCGACGCCGGATACTGCCAGCGGCGCGATCACGTTCACCGATGCCGATCTGACCGACACCCACGAGGTCAAGATCACCGGCGTCAGCGCCTCCGGCGTGATGACCGGCCTCGCCAACGGAACGGTCCAGCTAAGCTGGCTGTCTCTGGGGCCATTGACCGATTCCACCGATGGCGTGCAGGGCTCGAAGAGCTGGTCGTTCTCGGCGCCGGATAGTTATTTCGACTACCTCGCCGATGGCGAGATGGTCACGCTGACCTACACGGTGGAGGTCGACGACCATCATGGCGGCGTCACCTGGCAGGATGTCGTCGTCACCATCGACGGCAGCAACGACGCGCCTGAAATCGCCAGTATCGCGCAGCAGGGCCTCACCGAGCGAACCAATGCCGCGGCACTGACGACGACGATCCCTGTTACATTCACCGACCTCGACCTGTCCGATGTCGGCCACACCGCAGCCGTCACTGGCGCGGCGGCGTCCGGTACCACCGCGGGCCTTGGGCTCGATCAGGCGGCGCTGGTCGCGCTGGTCACGCCGGGCGCGGTGACCAAGGGCACTGGTTCATCGTCCGGCTCGGTCGATCTCAGCTTCTCGGCCGCATCGTCCGCTTTCGACTATCTCGCGGCCGGCGAGCAACTGACGCTGACCTACACCGTTTCGATCGACGATGGCGATGGCGGGGTAGCCGCGCAGACCTTCGTCGTCACGATCGCCGGCACCAATGATGCGCCGGTGTTCACCGGCGCCAGTCTCGCGTCGACCTATCAGGCGGGCGACGCGGCGGTCGCTCTGGCCGGCAGTGTCTCGGCCAGCGACGTCGATAGCAGCAGCTACGCCGGCGGATCGTTCACCGCGACAGTGACGGCTGGCGGAAACCAGGGTGACACGCTTGCCATTGCCAACGGCGACGTCATCTCGCTCAGCGGCACTGACATCCTGTACGACGCGGACGGGGTCGCCGGTCCAGGCAGCGCCAAGATTGTCGGAACGCTCTCGGACTATGACACCAATAGCCTGCTGGTGGCGCTGAACGGCAAGGCCGACGATGCGGCCGTCGCGGCGCTCGCACAGGCGATCGAGTTCTCGAACACCACGCCGGACGCGGTAGCCGGCGAGCGCACCGTAACGTTCACACTCAAGGATGGCGGCGGCACCGCCCATGGCGCAACCGACAACGCGTTCTTCACCACCAAGTTGACGGTCACCGAACCGCCGCCCAGCAACAACGCGCCGGTCATCCAGACCGACCAGCTCAGCATCACCGACCACCGCGAGGGAACGACCACCCTTTTCGGCCTGTACGTTGCCGATCCCGACGCGGGAGACACATTGTCGGTCAGCGTCGTGCCCGCAAGTGTTGCCGGTAGTGTCGAGCTGTCGGAGGTCTCCGGCACGCTGGCGCAGGTCAACGATGCGCTGAGCGTCGTTAACTATCATGACGGCCAGGGAACCCAAGAAGCCGACATTGTGACGGTTACGGTTTCGGATGGCTCCGCCACCGACACTGTAAACTTCATTTTCAATGTGGCTGGAACGGACGGTCTGGACACCTCGACGCTGGCGACCTCCGGCAAGGACGTGATCTTCTCGACCGAGCAGGCCGACACTTTGGTGGGCGGCGCCGGCGCCGACCAGTTCGTCTTCGCGGAAGAGATGGGCAAGGACACGGTCGCCGATTTCAAGCCGGGCCAGGACAAAATCGACCTCCTCGCCTACCTGCCGTTCACGCCAGACGATTCCGACTCCTTCGATGGGTGGCTCAACAGCAGCGCCGTCGAGCAGGTGGGCTCCGATACCCTCATTCAGTTCGATGCAGACAACAGCATTCGGCTGTCGAGCGTTGCCAAGGCGAACCTGCAGATGAGCGACTTCATCCTTCACCCCGGCGGATATATCTGA
- a CDS encoding CHASE2 domain-containing protein, with product MKQLRVLRRWFARRIGYARLLCLVLLIGFAALRVADPAPVEEIRVRTFDAFQRIDPRKKTARPVTIVDIDDKSLEKLGQWPWPRTRLADLITELTQLGAVVIAFDAVFPEPDRLNPALAADTFRNLDEETRTRLRALPSNDQIFADAIRKSRVVLGESGLPEEIATLDKTLPVTGLAMLGEEPQRFMFDFPGLLRNVPVLEHAAAGRGLFTIRPERDGIVRRVPMIMLAQGQTMPSLTFEMLRVASGSGTILIKAEKAGIKSLGIKGVQIPTDHNGQLWVHYARNDASIYVPAVNVLEKNVAPDMIAGKLVLIGTSAVGLNDIKTTPVSRAMPGVEIHAQVLESALTGAVISQPNYGIAVEFATALLFGLLVIAFAPLFGPVTLVALGAAFAAALLGTSVYFYTQHRLLIDFTYPLMSTTAIYLTLIFSSFVREQQQRKQIRGAFAQYMSPVLVEQLAQSPEKLVLGGEEREMTIMFSDVRGFTTISETYKNDPQGLTALMNRFLTPLTNAILARKGYIDKYMGDAIMAFWNAPLDDKQHEINACEAAIDMLEKIDEVNKQREQEAADGGHVYIPLNVGIGINTGIGVVGNMGSDLKFNYSVLGDSVNLASRLEGQSKEYGFPIIVGSKTAMAAKEKFAILELDFIMVKGKTEPEVIYAVAGREDLAQSGRFQRLRNLTIEMLACYRNRDWDGALAAIERGRKADEANVLERLYDLYEARIRGYLENPPPEDWNGAFALLTK from the coding sequence ATGAAACAACTGCGGGTACTACGGCGATGGTTTGCGCGGCGCATCGGCTACGCCCGACTGCTTTGCCTGGTGCTGCTGATCGGGTTCGCCGCGCTTCGCGTCGCCGATCCTGCCCCCGTTGAGGAAATCCGCGTCAGAACCTTTGATGCCTTCCAGCGCATCGATCCGCGCAAGAAGACGGCACGGCCGGTCACCATTGTCGATATCGACGACAAGAGCCTCGAAAAGCTCGGGCAGTGGCCGTGGCCGCGCACCCGGCTTGCTGACCTCATCACCGAACTGACCCAGCTCGGCGCGGTCGTGATCGCGTTCGACGCGGTGTTCCCGGAGCCCGACCGTCTCAACCCTGCCTTGGCCGCGGACACCTTCCGCAATCTCGACGAGGAAACCCGTACCAGGCTGCGCGCCCTGCCGAGCAACGACCAGATCTTCGCCGACGCCATCCGGAAGTCGCGCGTCGTGCTCGGCGAATCCGGCTTGCCGGAGGAAATCGCAACGCTGGACAAGACGCTACCGGTCACCGGGCTCGCGATGCTGGGCGAGGAGCCGCAGCGCTTCATGTTCGATTTTCCCGGCCTTCTGCGCAACGTTCCGGTGCTGGAGCATGCTGCCGCCGGGCGCGGCCTGTTCACCATTAGGCCCGAACGCGACGGCATCGTGCGGCGGGTGCCGATGATCATGCTGGCGCAGGGCCAGACCATGCCGTCGCTGACGTTCGAGATGCTTCGGGTGGCCAGCGGGTCCGGCACCATCCTGATCAAGGCCGAAAAGGCCGGCATCAAGAGCCTTGGCATCAAGGGCGTCCAGATCCCGACCGACCATAATGGCCAGCTCTGGGTCCACTACGCCCGCAACGATGCCTCGATCTATGTTCCGGCGGTCAACGTGCTGGAGAAAAACGTCGCGCCCGACATGATCGCGGGCAAGCTGGTGCTGATCGGCACTTCGGCGGTCGGCCTCAACGACATCAAGACCACGCCGGTGTCCCGCGCCATGCCGGGCGTCGAGATCCACGCCCAGGTGCTCGAAAGCGCGCTGACCGGCGCGGTGATCTCGCAGCCGAACTATGGCATCGCCGTCGAATTCGCGACCGCGCTGCTGTTCGGGCTTCTGGTTATCGCGTTCGCGCCGCTGTTCGGGCCGGTCACGCTGGTCGCGCTGGGAGCGGCGTTTGCGGCCGCGTTGCTCGGAACGTCGGTGTATTTCTACACGCAGCACCGGCTGCTGATCGATTTCACCTATCCCCTGATGTCGACCACAGCGATCTATCTCACGCTGATCTTTTCGAGTTTTGTTCGGGAACAGCAGCAGCGTAAGCAGATTCGCGGCGCGTTTGCGCAGTATATGTCGCCCGTGCTGGTCGAGCAGCTGGCCCAATCGCCGGAAAAGCTCGTGCTCGGCGGCGAGGAGCGCGAGATGACCATCATGTTCTCGGATGTTCGCGGCTTCACCACAATCTCGGAGACTTACAAGAACGATCCGCAAGGCCTGACAGCACTGATGAATCGCTTCCTGACGCCGCTGACCAACGCGATCCTCGCCCGCAAGGGTTATATCGACAAGTATATGGGCGACGCCATCATGGCGTTCTGGAACGCGCCGCTCGACGACAAGCAGCATGAGATCAACGCCTGCGAGGCTGCGATCGATATGCTGGAGAAGATTGACGAGGTCAACAAGCAGCGCGAGCAGGAAGCCGCCGATGGCGGCCACGTCTACATCCCGCTCAACGTCGGCATCGGCATCAATACAGGCATCGGCGTGGTCGGCAACATGGGGTCCGATCTCAAGTTCAACTATTCGGTGCTCGGCGACAGTGTCAATCTCGCTTCACGCCTGGAAGGCCAGTCCAAGGAGTACGGTTTTCCGATCATCGTCGGATCGAAGACCGCGATGGCCGCGAAGGAGAAGTTCGCAATCCTCGAGCTCGACTTCATCATGGTGAAGGGCAAGACGGAGCCGGAGGTGATCTACGCCGTCGCCGGGCGCGAAGATCTCGCGCAGTCCGGCCGCTTCCAGCGCCTGCGCAATCTCACGATCGAGATGCTGGCCTGCTACCGCAACCGCGACTGGGATGGCGCGCTCGCGGCCATCGAGCGCGGCCGCAAGGCCGACGAGGCAAACGTCCTGGAGCGGCTCTATGATCTCTACGAAGCCCGGATCCGCGGCTATCTCGAAAACCCGCCGCCGGAAGACTGGAACGGCGCCTTCGCGCTGCTGACGAAGTAA